GCGATCTCGGGCGCGTCCCGGCGGGCGGGATCTTCGAAATCCGCACGGGCAGGCGCGCCCCGGACCAGGGCGGTCGCAACGCAATGCTGCAGGCTGAAGCGCGCCGAATGGGCGTCCTGCGGGGCAGGGGCGTCACAAAAGGCAATCGCGGCGGCGTAGGTTGCGACCTCGATCCGCGCGGGCACGACGCCGCGCGCCCGCAACTCCAGGGCCGCGGCAATCGCCGGGTGGACGTGGCGGCAGGCCGACCAGGGCTTGAGGCTGACCTCATGCAGGGCCCAGTCGCCCCGGGCCTGCGCGATGCCCGCCGGGTCGGACCCGGGATACATCGTGGCAAACACCCCCAAAGGCCCCTCCAGGATCTCCAGCGGCGCGCCGATCCCGGCCCGTGCGGCCCGGGCGGCGGTGATCCCGGCCCGCGCCGCATGCCCGGCGGCCAGCTGCTTGGCATGACCCGGCTCCAACCGGCATTGCCACAGCCCCGCCGCCTGCATCCCCGCGTGCCCGAGGGCGTGGGCCTGCGCCTGCGCCCCCAATCCATCCGCCCGCGCCGCCGCCATGGCCGCCCCGAAAACCCCGCACGCGGCAGAATTGTACCAGGCCGAATACCCCCCCGTCGCCGCCGCAACCCCGATCCGCAACGCAACCTCGTAGCCCGCCAGCAGCGCGCGCAGCAGCGTCTGTCCCGTGGCACCCGCGTCCCGCGCCGCCACCAGCGCGGCGGGGCACACCACGTCGCCCGCATGCAAAATCGACCGGCGGTGCAGGTCGTCCATCTCCAGCAACGATCCCAACGCGCCCAGCCCGAATGCCGCCGCCTCCGGCGCGCCCGCACCGAACCCCGACAGCGCCCCGCGCTCCAGACCGGCGGCGGCGCCGAAGGCCCGCTCCGGCGCGCTGCCGCGGGTGGCCAGCACGATCCCGACCCAGTCCGCCAGGTGCACCGCGGCCCGCTCCAGGTCCCGCGCGGTGGCGGTCTGGTCGCATATCTCCACCAGATCCGTTGTGACTGTCACGGCCTCGCACCCCCGATTTCGTATACATTTATACCGCTTCGCGGCCAAGATCGACCGGATTTTCGGGGCTTCTGCATCTCTTTTCGGCGGGCGTTTCGGCGGTGATCTCCCGTGTGATCAGTGCAAATACATGAAAAAAGTACCAAAAATCAATCCTGCGTCCGCCTGCCGCAGGAAATCACCTCTGTCATCAATTCTGTCGACAAAATGCACTTTTCTTTCCGGCCCAGTCCCCTATCTTTTGCCCATCGCCCCCCGAGTCCCCAGCGGCCCTGGGGGGCACGTTCGGGGCAGTCGGCGGCGCGGAGGGCGCAGTGCATGTCGACATCACGGCCGGGGAACCCGGCCAAACAAAGCGCCCGCATATCCCTTGAACCATAACGAGACGCCGTTCGGGATGCGGCACCAACAGGAGAGTTTCGAGAATGAACCAGCTCGATTTCAACCGGCGCCAGTTCATGGCGCTCATGGGCGCGGCGACCGCGACCGCGACCACGGCCCTCGGCAGCCGGGCCATGGCCTCCGAGGCGCTGAAGTTCTGGGCCCCGGGCATCGCGCGCGTTGGCAACCAGGACTGGTCCGACATGGAAGCCCGCGCCGGCATCAGCATCGCCAATATCGCCAAATCCGCCCGCGCCGACGAGGCGATCCAGAAGATGGTCGTGGGCGACGGCAACGCGCTTTACGATGCCATGACCGACAATGGCGGCGGCATGGAAGACGCGCTCGCCTCGCAGAACGCGATTGTGGAGCTCGACCCGTCCCGCATTCCCAACTGGGCCAACCTGGTGGACAGCTACAAGGAGGGTGGGTCGTCCTATGACACCATCCGCCACGAGGGCCGACTGGTCGCCGTGCCCTATATCTCCAACGCCGACAGCCTGGCCTTCAACCACGACGTAATCGGCGAAGAGCTGACCAGCTGGGAGGCGCTCTTCGACGAGCAGTTCCGCGGCCGCGCGGCGATGCAGAACGACTATGGCCCGACCCTGACCAACACCGCCGTCTACCTCAAGCAGTCGGGCAAGCAGGATATCGAGAACCCCTCCGACATGACCGAGGCCGAGGTGAAGGGTGTCTGCCAGTTCCTGATCGACCTCAAGAAGAAGGGCCATTTCCGCACCTTCTGGGACGGGTTCCAGAACGGCGTCGACCTGCTGGCGTCCGAGGAAGTGCTGGTCTCCTCCTGCTGGGAGCCGATCCAGATCATGGCCGCGCGCAAGAACGGCGCCGACATCCGCTACGGCACGATGACCGAGGGCCATCAGGCCTGGAACAACATCATCATGCTGACCCGCGGCGGGCAGGAGCGGGGGATGGAGGACGCCTTCTACGCCCTGGCCAATGTCTATCTCGACCCGTGGTTCGGGGCGCGCACCCTCGCGGGGCTGGGCTTCACGCCGCAGATGACCGGGGTGAACGCGTATGTCGAGGCCAACGCGGCCGATTTCGACGACGACACCCGGGCGACCCTGGCCGAGCGTCTGGCGCGCAAGGACGCGCGCATGGCCAAGCCCGGCAACGCCTGGCAGAACGTGTTCCCGACCAATATCCGCGCCTACCAGGACTGGTGGGCCCAGGTGCAGGCCGCCTGAGCCGTGGCAACGCTCGACACCAAATCCCCCGGCCCGGCAGACCGCCAGGCCGGGGAGACCCGCGCGATCTGGCGCGAGCGCGCGGGCGCGTGGGCGTTCTACGTGCCGCTGGCCTTCATGGTGGTGTTCTTCGCCCTTCCCATGGCCCTCACGGTGGTGTTCTCGTTCTTCGAGCGCACGATGTTCTGGATGGAGCCGGGCTTTACCCTGTTCTCCTACAATAACTTTTTCTTCTCCGCGCGGCTGGAGAATTTCCTCGTCTCGATGAAATACTCCGCGCTCGCCGTGGTGATCTGTTTCGTGCTGGGCTTCCCGGTCGCGGTGTTCATCCGCCGCTCGATCCCGCAGGTGGCCCAGCACCGGGTGATCCTTCTGTTCATCCTGCCCTTCATGGTGTCCGAGATCATCCGCGTCTTCGCCCTGCGCCCGGTGTTGCAGCGCAACG
The Dinoroseobacter shibae DFL 12 = DSM 16493 genome window above contains:
- a CDS encoding ABC transporter substrate-binding protein, giving the protein MNQLDFNRRQFMALMGAATATATTALGSRAMASEALKFWAPGIARVGNQDWSDMEARAGISIANIAKSARADEAIQKMVVGDGNALYDAMTDNGGGMEDALASQNAIVELDPSRIPNWANLVDSYKEGGSSYDTIRHEGRLVAVPYISNADSLAFNHDVIGEELTSWEALFDEQFRGRAAMQNDYGPTLTNTAVYLKQSGKQDIENPSDMTEAEVKGVCQFLIDLKKKGHFRTFWDGFQNGVDLLASEEVLVSSCWEPIQIMAARKNGADIRYGTMTEGHQAWNNIIMLTRGGQERGMEDAFYALANVYLDPWFGARTLAGLGFTPQMTGVNAYVEANAADFDDDTRATLAERLARKDARMAKPGNAWQNVFPTNIRAYQDWWAQVQAA
- a CDS encoding MmgE/PrpD family protein, with the protein product MTVTTDLVEICDQTATARDLERAAVHLADWVGIVLATRGSAPERAFGAAAGLERGALSGFGAGAPEAAAFGLGALGSLLEMDDLHRRSILHAGDVVCPAALVAARDAGATGQTLLRALLAGYEVALRIGVAAATGGYSAWYNSAACGVFGAAMAAARADGLGAQAQAHALGHAGMQAAGLWQCRLEPGHAKQLAAGHAARAGITAARAARAGIGAPLEILEGPLGVFATMYPGSDPAGIAQARGDWALHEVSLKPWSACRHVHPAIAAALELRARGVVPARIEVATYAAAIAFCDAPAPQDAHSARFSLQHCVATALVRGAPARADFEDPARRDAPEIAALRARVHLVEDPGLSAAFPGAYGATLRITNAGGAVHTAHAPHAPGDPEAPLAPEAIEAKFLTNCRDGGVPDPAARALHEALRALPAQPDLTALSAALRGATHPEGDPHEP